A region from the Aegilops tauschii subsp. strangulata cultivar AL8/78 chromosome 5, Aet v6.0, whole genome shotgun sequence genome encodes:
- the LOC109763822 gene encoding uncharacterized protein, whose protein sequence is MDAAMEDAAAPGSEWDRGSGGAEAVLGLAGAGASLSVCYHEAFGPHADLILLEAGDDLLPDLLQGRVTVRGRPEEEAVLCTPSATYAMKFVGTSNSMFLIPPGEAVAASLRPDHTNEDATVASAAAASIIKVAPGSIELVRTAPRLDKLRSLLRERPYVLDEDLGDGSEDKQGLYTWQDLCVLVQSSDSELLEGLNSLSAVEIDGFWRTVDVGSVNTVLDMILHNSVLHDWLLNALPENAVLSVMEADGFTHKIVAHCLSRFGTKVEQEAGSCWKLDERLVCLQFARRALAAGKMKLNNFMDKWERSIPSGMRADLQMLEGEVLYERLGAETWVHAFSVADLPLTPAERFAALFRERPRWEWKDLQPFIRDLRVPGASSEGLLIKYARRTQPSADSDPIFTAR, encoded by the exons ATGGACGCGGCGATGGAGGACGCGGCGGCGCCCGGGAGCGAGTGGGACCGCGGCAGCGGCGGGGCTGAGGCGGTGCTGGgcctcgccggcgccggcgcctcGCTGTCGGTGTGCTACCACGAGGCCTTCGGGCCCCACGCCGACCTCATCCTCCTCGAGGCCGGCGACGACCTCCTCCCCGACCTCCTGCAAGGCCG GGTGACAGTAAGGGGCCGCCCTGAAGAAGAAGCTGTTCTGTGCACGCCATCGGCGACCTACGCTATGAAGTTCGTGGGCACATCCAACTCCATGTTCCTGATACCACCCGGCGAAGCAGTCGCGGCAAGCCTAAGACCCGACCATACCAATGAGGATGCTACCGTCGCCAGCGCTGCGGCCGCTTCGATCATCAAGGTTGCACCGGGGAGCATCGAATTAGTCCGAACGGCTCCGCGGCTCGACAAGCTCAGGAGCCTTCTCAGGGAGAGGCCATACGTGCTTGATGAGGATCTTGGAGATGGCTCTGAAGATAAGCAGGGGCTGTACACGTGGCAAGACCTATGTGTGCTTGTTCAGTCCAGCGACAGCGAGCTGCTGGAGGGGCTGAATTCCCTCTCGGCTGTCGAGATTGATGGGTTCTGGAGGACCGTGGATGTCGGTTCTGTGAACACGGTTCTGGACATGATTCTGCACAACTCTGTGTTGCATGATTGGCTGCTAAATGCTTTGCCAGAAAATGCTGTGCTATCTGTCATGGAAGCTGACGGTTTTACGCATAAGATTGTAGCTCATTGCCTCAGCAGATTCGGCACGAAGGTTGAGCAGGAAGCAGGGAGTTGTTGGAAGCTTGATGAGAGACTGGTCTGCTTGCAGTTTGCCCGAAGAGCACTCGCCGCAGGAAAGATGAAGCTCAACAACTTTATGGATAAATGGGAACGAAGCATCCCTTCAGGAATGCGTGCGGATCTTCAGATGCTTGAAGGGGAAGTGCTGTATGAAAGGCTTGGGGCTGAGACCTGGGTGCATGCTTTCAGTGTCGCCGATCTGCCGTTGACGCCAGCTGAGAGGTTTGCAGCACTATTCCGGGAGCGGCCAAGGTGGGAATGGAAAGACCTGCAGCCCTTCATCAG GGACTTGCGTGTACCTGGAGCGTCTTCAGAAGGGTTGCTGATCAAATACGCAAGAAGAACGCAACCAAGCGCTGATTCCGATCCTATTTTCACCGCTAGATGA
- the LOC109763824 gene encoding uncharacterized protein, producing MEMMEARGDLRSIPVVPRGGALFWPAAAQEQLRALSPGPDVSRVASDALHDLRQALDRPPRARRRGIRAHVPAVAPRSRRSPASSSASRSCSTTTTPAPGPRSGSASWSPRTRAPCSWARSSRPCSSACSPPPDINFDALFAV from the exons ATGGAGATGATGGAGGCGCGCGGCGACCTGCGATCGATCCCGGTGGTGCCGCGCGGCGGGGCGCTCTtctggccggcggcggcgcaggAGCAGCTGAGGGCGCTGTCCCCCGGCCCCGACGTCAGCCGGGTCGCATCCGACGCGCTCCACGACCTCCGGCAGGCCCTCGATCGCCCTCCCCGCGCGCGCCGCCGAGGGATTCGCGCTCACGTTCCTGCCGTAGCACCGCGCTCCCGGCgctcccccgcctcctcctccgcctcccgaaGCTGCTCGACGACCACTACGCCGGCGCCCGGGCCGCGCTCGGGCTCCGCCTCCTGGTCCCCCAGGACGCGGGCGCCGTGCTCTTGGGCCAGGAGCTCGCGGCCCTGCTCTTCTGCCTGTTCCCCACCGCCGGACATCAATTTCGACGCCTTGTTCGC GGTTTGA